Proteins encoded in a region of the Neodiprion lecontei isolate iyNeoLeco1 chromosome 5, iyNeoLeco1.1, whole genome shotgun sequence genome:
- the LOC107227047 gene encoding proteasomal ubiquitin receptor ADRM1 homolog isoform X2, with amino-acid sequence MSSGALFGSNATRGASKNLVEFKAGKMTVKGKMVYPDTRKGLLYVFQSDDSLMHFCWKDRTSGVVEDDLIIFPDDCEFKHVPQCKTGRVYHLRFKSSSRKFLFWLQDLKTDKDEEYSRKINEVLNNPPTPPTPRIGGGTPDGDLQNLLNNMSQQQLMQLFGGVGQIGGLSSLLGTMTRPSTGQSSTRASTNSSSTPMTTSATRPPAAQTPAPAAITETPRPSSNSRSSTRTAPASTPAVGSTPNNPIQLSDLQSFLSGIPTPAGTEPPVVQSGQAGPVVRQFGLGNEAVAAAATGNLEEFVTALETEAKTTGQTQQQQKQDDKSKKQPPQGGGGNSSGKKDDDDDDEGMALD; translated from the exons ATGTCGAGCGGTGCCCTATTCGGTAGCAACGCGACACGCGGCGCGAGCAAAAATCTGGTAGAATTTAAAGCCGGCAAAATGACCGTCAAGGGCAAAATGGTTTATCCAGACACTCGCAAGGGTCTTCTCTACGTCTTTCAGTCAGACGATTCCCTGATGCATTTTTGCTGGAAGGACAGAACCTCCGGAGTCGTCGAGGAC gACTTGATCATCTTTCCAGATGACTGCGAGTTCAAACATGTACCCCAGTGCAAGACAGGCAGAGTGTATCATCTTCGCTTCAAATCGTCCAGCAGGAAATTCCTTTTCTGGCTCCAG GATCTTAAAACGGACAAGGACGAAGAATATTCAAGAAAGATCAACGAGGTACTGAACAATCCTCCAACGCCGCCGACACCACGTATCGGAGGAGGAACTCCGGATGGAGATCTTCAAAACCTGTTGAACAACATGTCTCAGCAGCAGTTGATGCAACTTTTTGGAGGTGTCGGGCAAATTGGGGGACTGAGCAGCCTTCTTGGTACGATGACCAGGCCATCGACCGGTCAGAGTAGCACCAGAGCTTCAACGAATTCGTCTTCCACTCCCATGACGACAAGCGCGACGCGACCTCCAGCTGCTCAAACACCTGCACCTGCTGCAATCACAGAAACTCCGAGACCGTCGA GCAATAGCAGGTCTTCGACAAGAACAGCACCTGCATCCACACCTGCGGTAGGATCGACTCCAAATAATCCAATCCAGCTCAGTGATCTGCAGAGTTTTCTCTCCGGAATACCTACACCAGCAGGAACCGAGCCTCCAGTAGTTCAG TCAGGTCAGGCCGGCCCTGTCGTCCGTCAGTTTGGCCTGGGCAACGAGGCAGTCGCAGCTGCAGCAACCGGAAACTTGGAAGAGTTTGTCACTGCCCTCGAAACTGAAGCAAAAACCACAGGCCAAACCCAACAGCAGCAGAAGCAGGACGACAAGAGCAAAAAACAGCCACCGCAAGGCGGCGGAGGCAATTCCTCGGGCAAGaaggacgacgacgatgacgacgaagGAATGGCGctagattaa
- the LOC107227047 gene encoding proteasomal ubiquitin receptor ADRM1 homolog isoform X1 codes for MSSGALFGSNATRGASKNLVEFKAGKMTVKGKMVYPDTRKGLLYVFQSDDSLMHFCWKDRTSGVVEDDLIIFPDDCEFKHVPQCKTGRVYHLRFKSSSRKFLFWLQDLKTDKDEEYSRKINEVLNNPPTPPTPRIGGGTPDGDLQNLLNNMSQQQLMQLFGGVGQIGGLSSLLGTMTRPSTGQSSTRASTNSSSTPMTTSATRPPAAQTPAPAAITETPRPSSNSRSSTRTAPASTPAVGSTPNNPIQLSDLQSFLSGIPTPAGTEPPVVQRGVASELTSSIPGAIAPTDKLESEMSAHLPVGDSLCTTLSSPQFSQALSMFWSALQSGQAGPVVRQFGLGNEAVAAAATGNLEEFVTALETEAKTTGQTQQQQKQDDKSKKQPPQGGGGNSSGKKDDDDDDEGMALD; via the exons ATGTCGAGCGGTGCCCTATTCGGTAGCAACGCGACACGCGGCGCGAGCAAAAATCTGGTAGAATTTAAAGCCGGCAAAATGACCGTCAAGGGCAAAATGGTTTATCCAGACACTCGCAAGGGTCTTCTCTACGTCTTTCAGTCAGACGATTCCCTGATGCATTTTTGCTGGAAGGACAGAACCTCCGGAGTCGTCGAGGAC gACTTGATCATCTTTCCAGATGACTGCGAGTTCAAACATGTACCCCAGTGCAAGACAGGCAGAGTGTATCATCTTCGCTTCAAATCGTCCAGCAGGAAATTCCTTTTCTGGCTCCAG GATCTTAAAACGGACAAGGACGAAGAATATTCAAGAAAGATCAACGAGGTACTGAACAATCCTCCAACGCCGCCGACACCACGTATCGGAGGAGGAACTCCGGATGGAGATCTTCAAAACCTGTTGAACAACATGTCTCAGCAGCAGTTGATGCAACTTTTTGGAGGTGTCGGGCAAATTGGGGGACTGAGCAGCCTTCTTGGTACGATGACCAGGCCATCGACCGGTCAGAGTAGCACCAGAGCTTCAACGAATTCGTCTTCCACTCCCATGACGACAAGCGCGACGCGACCTCCAGCTGCTCAAACACCTGCACCTGCTGCAATCACAGAAACTCCGAGACCGTCGA GCAATAGCAGGTCTTCGACAAGAACAGCACCTGCATCCACACCTGCGGTAGGATCGACTCCAAATAATCCAATCCAGCTCAGTGATCTGCAGAGTTTTCTCTCCGGAATACCTACACCAGCAGGAACCGAGCCTCCAGTAGTTCAG AGGGGCGTAGCGAGCGAGCTGACGAGTTCCATCCCTGGTGCGATAGCTCCGACGGATAAATTGGAGAGTGAGATGAGCGCTCACTTGCCGGTTGGGGACAGCTTGTGCACGACGCTATCTTCCCCTCAGTTCTCCCAGGCGCTATCAATGTTCTGGTCTGCTTTGCAGTCAGGTCAGGCCGGCCCTGTCGTCCGTCAGTTTGGCCTGGGCAACGAGGCAGTCGCAGCTGCAGCAACCGGAAACTTGGAAGAGTTTGTCACTGCCCTCGAAACTGAAGCAAAAACCACAGGCCAAACCCAACAGCAGCAGAAGCAGGACGACAAGAGCAAAAAACAGCCACCGCAAGGCGGCGGAGGCAATTCCTCGGGCAAGaaggacgacgacgatgacgacgaagGAATGGCGctagattaa